The nucleotide sequence GAAATTATTTTGCCGATCAGTTTGCGACCGCAAACGGCTTCCGGCCTGACACGGCAGATCTGGTTGCAGAACTCGGGACCGGCGGTACTTTCGATCCTGATATAGTTATCGGAAAGCCCGCTGACAGCACCATTTTTATGAAAGTATCGCTTCTCGAACAATACCTCAAGCTCGCTATCGAGCTGAGAATTAATAAAACTCTTCCATTTCAGGTCACCAAGGTCTGTCACGATCCGGTTGCGGATTTTGATTTCAGGAGGTTCGAGTTTATCATCAAAACTGAAACTGCGAGCTTCAGGGTGGTCGGAATAGCTGAACACATGCAGGTAGTCGATCGGACTGTTTTCAACAAAATCAAGGCTTTCAGCAAATTCCTTCTCCGTCTCGCCGGGAAATCCGACAATCAGGTCGGCGCCGATCATAACTCCGGGGATACGGGATTTGATTTGATCGATTATATCCCTGTATTTTTTGGTACTATACGGACGGTTCATCGATCTCAGAATCCGATCCGAACCGCTCTGGAGCGGGATATGAAAATGCCTGCAGACACGGCCTGATTGTTCGACTGTCTGAATTAGATCGGATTCGATCTCATTGACCTCGAGAGATGATAACCTGACCCGGTCGATTTCCGTATCCGTTACAATCCGCCTGACCAGACCGCCCAGTACTGTGCCGTTTTCGCGATAACGCCCGACATGCACCCCGGTCAGGATCACTTCCCGGTAACCATTGTTTTTTAACGCCCTGACCTCTTCAAGTATCTTTTCGATCGGCCGGGAAATTTCATGCCCGCGAGCTTTTGGGATAATACAGTAACTGCAATTCTGATTGCAACCATCCTGCACCTTGACCAGCGCCCGACTGCGCTTACTCATACCATCTAAAACAGAATCTTCCAAAGACGGCATATCAGCACTGATTTCAGGAAAAAGATGGTTCAAACGAGCGAGCACCTGATCCTTTTCATCGTTTCCCAATACCAGGTCGATCTCCTCCAGACCGCTCAGATCTTCTTTTTTCAAATGGGCATAACAGCCGATAGCGACAGCCTTCGCGCGTGGATGTTTCTTCTTGACCCCGAACAGCTTGCGACGAGAGTCAGCGGCCGCCTTATGGGTCACATTGCAACTGTTGACGATATACAAGTCGGCATCCTCAGCCCAGTCAACCCGCTCGAATCCAAGCTGTTTCAGGCGTCGTGCTATCAATTCGGTCTCATACTGGTTGAGCTTGCATCCAACTGTAAAAAAAGAAACCTTTGCCACAGTGAAAACCCTTTACTGGTAAGTAATCGTGGAGATATTATA is from Candidatus Zixiibacteriota bacterium and encodes:
- the mtaB gene encoding tRNA (N(6)-L-threonylcarbamoyladenosine(37)-C(2))-methylthiotransferase MtaB, with amino-acid sequence MAKVSFFTVGCKLNQYETELIARRLKQLGFERVDWAEDADLYIVNSCNVTHKAAADSRRKLFGVKKKHPRAKAVAIGCYAHLKKEDLSGLEEIDLVLGNDEKDQVLARLNHLFPEISADMPSLEDSVLDGMSKRSRALVKVQDGCNQNCSYCIIPKARGHEISRPIEKILEEVRALKNNGYREVILTGVHVGRYRENGTVLGGLVRRIVTDTEIDRVRLSSLEVNEIESDLIQTVEQSGRVCRHFHIPLQSGSDRILRSMNRPYSTKKYRDIIDQIKSRIPGVMIGADLIVGFPGETEKEFAESLDFVENSPIDYLHVFSYSDHPEARSFSFDDKLEPPEIKIRNRIVTDLGDLKWKSFINSQLDSELEVLFEKRYFHKNGAVSGLSDNYIRIESTAGPEFCNQICRVRPEAVCGRKLIGKIIS